The Amblyomma americanum isolate KBUSLIRL-KWMA chromosome 6, ASM5285725v1, whole genome shotgun sequence genome has a window encoding:
- the LOC144095446 gene encoding uncharacterized protein LOC144095446 translates to MTAPEVSSRHNPMSHPLCPIGKDTSARPKNGLTPRNLPAINEMLAELLAGQRKMAEDIADIKRFQQRVNSRFEALESRVSALESSSPTSNGDASDGVVSKLASRNDELENRSRRNNLIFHGLAEEDEETNKALFIAVTMVFIDNLQLDCPKIERYHRLGRKQEGRPRPVIVKLLDFREKTQALKNAHRLKNSGISLSEDFSAHVRLIRKKIWDATQSYRDSGSKVHLRYDHVFIDSVRFNWDDVEKSLVKDSKSTPPHTAAANATAAKPPADSD, encoded by the exons ATGACGGCCCCCGAGGTGTCTTCACGGCACAACCCTATGAGCCACCCACTGTGTCCGATTGGGAAGGACACGTCGGCCCGTCCCAAGAACG GGCTCACCCCGAGGAATCTG CCAGCTATTAATGAAATGCTTGCCGAATTGCTTGCGGGCCAGAGAAAAATGGCCGAAGATATTGCAGATATAAAACGTTTCCAGCAGAGAGTGAACTCTCGTTTTGAGGCACTTGAATCACGAGTCTCTGCTCTTGAGTCAAGCTCGCCGACCTCGAACGGCGACGCAAGCGACGGG GTTGTTAGCAAGCTTGCTTCAAGGAATGATGAGCTGGAAAACCGTTCTCGCAGAAACAATCTTATATTTCACGGTCTtgctgaagaagatgaagaaactAACAAAGCTCTGTTCATTGCGGTGACTATGGTATTCATCGACAACCTTCAGTTGGATTGTCCTAAAATAGAAAGGTATCATCGGCTAGGTAGAAAGCAGGAAGGGCGCCCTCGTCCTGTCATCGTTAAGCTACTTGACTTTCGGGAAAAAACTCAAGCGTTAAAAAATGCTCATAGGCTCAAAAATTCAGGCATTAGCTTATCCGAGGATTTCTCTGCTCACGTTCGATTGATCCGGAAAAAAATATGGGATGCAACGCAATCTTATCGTGACAGTGGCTCGAAGGTTCATTTGCGTTATGACCACGTGTTTATTGATAGCGTGCGGTTCAACTGGGATGATGTTGAGAAAAGTTTGGTCAAAGATTCGAAATCAACGCCCCCGCACACTGCAGCTGCtaatgctactgctgccaagccaCCCGCAGATTCTGACTGA